A genomic segment from Rubrobacter tropicus encodes:
- the rplQ gene encoding 50S ribosomal protein L17 gives MRHARRGRKLGREAQHRKAMLGTMAGQVITHGRIKTTAPKAKELRGVVDKLINTAKKDDLHARRQAVKVLKDKTVVRRLFEDVAPDLDGRTSGYTRILKLGPRLGDGAENVYLELVNYRAE, from the coding sequence ATGAGGCACGCTAGGAGGGGCCGCAAGCTCGGCCGCGAGGCCCAGCACCGCAAGGCCATGCTCGGCACGATGGCCGGCCAGGTCATAACCCACGGCCGCATAAAGACCACGGCCCCCAAGGCCAAGGAGCTGCGCGGCGTCGTGGACAAGCTCATAAACACCGCGAAGAAGGACGACCTCCACGCGCGTAGGCAGGCGGTCAAGGTCCTCAAGGACAAGACCGTCGTCCGCAGGCTCTTCGAGGACGTCGCCCCCGACCTCGACGGCCGCACCTCGGGCTACACCCGCATCCTGAAGCTCGGCCCGCGCCTCGGTGACGGCGCCGAGAACGTCTACCTGG
- a CDS encoding DNA-directed RNA polymerase subunit alpha — protein sequence MLDIAPPRFRVEEEEGQRGTFVAEPLPRGLGHTIGNSLRRVMLSGLTGAAVTKIRVEGVSHEFSTIPGVKEDVVDIILNIKGLKFKLERDEPIELQIQKDGPGEVTAADIELKADVEVVDPSVYIASVSSGGHLDMRLTVERGQGYRRAEGNKSDADPIGVIAVDSLFSPVQRVNYSVTETRAGARADLDSLRMEVFTDGRVEPQEAVQDASKQLMDYLGLFTDGYQVQGAVDSRQRGGRAVIQDERPVEDLELTVRSYNCLKREGVDTIGQLATMTEEELMNIRNLGMKSVDEIRSKLLEYGYSLESEGLDEAR from the coding sequence ATGTTGGACATAGCACCGCCCCGTTTCAGGGTGGAAGAAGAAGAGGGCCAGCGCGGCACCTTTGTCGCCGAGCCGCTCCCGAGGGGTCTCGGCCACACCATAGGCAATAGCCTTCGGCGCGTGATGCTCAGCGGGCTCACGGGCGCCGCGGTCACCAAGATAAGGGTCGAGGGCGTCAGCCACGAGTTCTCGACGATCCCCGGGGTCAAAGAGGATGTGGTCGACATCATCCTCAACATCAAGGGGCTCAAGTTCAAGCTGGAGCGCGACGAGCCCATCGAGCTCCAGATCCAGAAAGACGGACCCGGCGAGGTGACCGCCGCCGACATCGAGCTCAAGGCCGATGTCGAGGTCGTAGACCCTTCGGTCTACATAGCGAGCGTCTCCTCCGGCGGGCACCTCGACATGCGCCTGACCGTCGAGCGGGGCCAGGGCTACCGCAGGGCGGAGGGCAACAAGAGCGACGCCGACCCGATAGGGGTCATCGCCGTCGACTCGCTGTTCTCGCCGGTCCAGCGCGTGAACTACTCCGTCACGGAGACCCGCGCCGGCGCCCGCGCCGACCTCGACTCGCTTCGGATGGAGGTCTTCACCGACGGCCGCGTCGAGCCGCAGGAGGCCGTGCAGGACGCCTCCAAGCAGCTCATGGACTACCTCGGGCTGTTCACGGACGGCTACCAGGTGCAGGGCGCCGTCGACAGCAGGCAGCGCGGCGGCCGGGCGGTTATTCAGGACGAGCGGCCGGTCGAGGACCTGGAGCTCACGGTCCGTTCGTACAACTGCCTCAAGCGCGAGGGTGTCGACACCATCGGGCAGCTCGCGACGATGACCGAGGAAGAGCTGATGAACATCCGCAACCTCGGGATGAAGAGCGTCGACGAGATCCGCTCCAAGCTTCTGGAGTACGGCTATTCTCTGGAGAGCGAGGGTCTAGATGAGGCACGCTAG
- the rpsD gene encoding 30S ribosomal protein S4: protein MARYTGPRGRRDRRAGVMLSSMRKNPLEKKPYPPGEHGRGRQRQTEYGMRLLEKQKARWYYGVSEKQFRKAYDKATRMQGVSGENLLRLMELRMDNVVFRMGFASSRPQARQLVVHGHFLLNGRKHNIPSAILKPGDVVSIREKSRNLEPIQGAVENVVAVPAWLEADHDNFTGRLLHTPGRDEIDTPVEEQLIIEFYSR from the coding sequence ATGGCCAGATACACGGGACCGAGGGGCCGGCGCGACCGGCGGGCGGGGGTAATGCTCTCGTCGATGCGGAAGAACCCGCTCGAAAAGAAGCCGTATCCCCCCGGCGAGCACGGCCGGGGCCGCCAGAGGCAGACGGAGTACGGGATGCGGCTCTTGGAGAAGCAGAAGGCCCGCTGGTACTACGGGGTCTCCGAGAAGCAGTTCAGGAAGGCCTACGACAAGGCGACCAGGATGCAGGGCGTCTCGGGCGAGAACCTCTTGAGGCTCATGGAGCTCCGGATGGACAACGTCGTCTTCCGGATGGGCTTCGCGAGCAGCAGGCCGCAGGCCCGCCAGCTCGTCGTCCACGGCCACTTCCTCCTCAACGGCCGCAAGCACAACATCCCGTCCGCGATACTCAAGCCGGGCGACGTGGTGTCGATCAGGGAGAAGAGCCGCAACCTGGAGCCCATACAGGGCGCCGTCGAGAACGTGGTGGCGGTCCCGGCCTGGCTCGAGGCCGACCACGACAACTTCACGGGCAGGCTGCTCCACACGCCGGGGCGCGACGAGATCGACACGCCCGTCGAAGAGCAGCTCATCATCGAGTTCTACAGCCGTTAA
- the rpsK gene encoding 30S ribosomal protein S11, whose protein sequence is MGRQRQQRRGNQRGASRQRRKVRRNVTTGIVHIKSSFNNTIVSVSDQEGNVIAWESAGSLGFKGSRKSTPYAAQMTAESCANKAMDQGVRRVDIEVKGHGSGRDMAARTFQSMGVEVLGIRDVTGQPHNGCRPPKRRRG, encoded by the coding sequence ATGGGTAGGCAGAGGCAGCAGCGCAGGGGCAACCAGCGCGGCGCGAGCCGGCAGCGGCGCAAGGTGCGCCGCAACGTCACGACCGGCATCGTCCACATAAAGAGCTCCTTCAACAACACCATCGTCTCCGTGAGCGACCAGGAGGGCAACGTCATAGCCTGGGAGTCTGCGGGCTCGCTCGGCTTCAAGGGAAGCCGCAAGAGCACGCCCTACGCGGCCCAGATGACGGCCGAGTCCTGCGCGAACAAGGCGATGGACCAGGGTGTGAGGCGCGTGGACATAGAGGTCAAGGGCCACGGCTCGGGCCGGGACATGGCCGCCAGGACCTTCCAGTCCATGGGTGTTGAGGTCCTCGGTATCAGGGACGTGACGGGCCAGCCGCACAACGGTTGCCGGCCGCCCAAGAGGCGCAGGGGGTAG
- the rpsM gene encoding 30S ribosomal protein S13, giving the protein MARVAGVDLPREKRVEIGLTYVFGVGRSTAKKICRETEVDPNTKVRDLAEGEVGKIRAYIDQNLEVEGDLRRENTQNIRRLIEIGTYRGIRHRRGLPVRGQRTKTNARQRKGPKPSIGGRKRAR; this is encoded by the coding sequence ATGGCACGAGTAGCAGGCGTAGACCTGCCGCGCGAGAAGCGGGTCGAGATAGGCCTCACATACGTCTTCGGCGTCGGCCGCTCGACGGCGAAGAAGATCTGCCGCGAGACGGAGGTCGACCCGAACACGAAGGTCAGGGATCTGGCCGAGGGCGAGGTCGGCAAGATCCGGGCCTACATCGACCAGAACCTCGAGGTCGAGGGCGACCTTCGGCGGGAGAACACCCAGAACATCAGGCGGCTAATCGAGATTGGCACCTACAGGGGCATCCGGCACCGCAGGGGTCTCCCGGTGCGCGGCCAGCGGACGAAGACGAACGCCCGCCAGCGCAAGGGACCGAAGCCGTCCATCGGCGGAAGAAAGAGGGCCAGGTAA
- the rpmJ gene encoding 50S ribosomal protein L36 yields the protein MKVRASVKPMCERCKVIRRRGVVRVICPNPRHKQRQG from the coding sequence GTGAAAGTACGGGCGAGCGTGAAGCCTATGTGCGAGAGGTGCAAGGTTATACGCCGCCGGGGAGTGGTCAGGGTGATCTGCCCCAACCCCCGGCACAAGCAGAGGCAGGGATAA
- the infA gene encoding translation initiation factor IF-1, with the protein MAKEDVIEVEGAVTEALPNTQFRVELDNGHNVLAHISGKMRMNYIRILPGDRVKVELSPYDLSRGRITYRFRT; encoded by the coding sequence TTGGCCAAGGAAGACGTCATAGAGGTCGAAGGCGCCGTCACCGAGGCGCTGCCGAACACGCAGTTCCGTGTCGAGCTCGACAACGGGCACAACGTGTTGGCGCACATCTCCGGGAAGATGCGGATGAACTACATCCGGATACTTCCGGGCGATCGGGTGAAGGTGGAGTTGAGCCCCTACGACTTGAGCCGGGGACGCATCACTTACAGGTTCAGGACGTAA
- the map gene encoding type I methionyl aminopeptidase, whose product MIVRKSKTELMAMEEGGRITAACLKMLAENARPGVTTGDLDRMAEDFIRSHGGTPEFKGYPGGPGAPDFPGSICASPNAMIVHGIPGSYRLEEGDILSIDVGVRYKGFVTDSATTVAVGEVPEETRGLLEVTQECLAAATEQMRAGNRLGDVGHAIQSVAEARGYGVVRDLVSHGVGRDMHEDPQIPNYGEKGTGVRLQPGMTFAIEPMITLGDYAIDLDEGDRWSIYTADRSLSAHFEHTIAVTENGPWVLTENGGSGG is encoded by the coding sequence TTGATCGTCCGCAAGAGCAAGACGGAGCTTATGGCCATGGAGGAGGGCGGCAGGATCACGGCCGCCTGCCTGAAGATGCTCGCCGAGAACGCCCGACCAGGCGTTACGACCGGCGACCTCGACAGGATGGCCGAGGACTTTATCCGCTCCCACGGCGGCACCCCCGAGTTCAAGGGCTACCCGGGCGGTCCCGGAGCTCCCGACTTTCCAGGCTCCATCTGCGCCTCCCCGAACGCCATGATCGTCCACGGCATCCCCGGCTCCTACCGCCTGGAAGAGGGCGACATACTCTCCATCGACGTCGGCGTCCGCTACAAGGGCTTCGTCACCGACTCGGCCACCACGGTCGCCGTCGGCGAGGTGCCCGAGGAGACGCGCGGGCTGCTGGAGGTCACGCAAGAGTGCCTGGCGGCCGCGACCGAGCAGATGCGGGCCGGTAACAGGCTCGGGGACGTCGGGCACGCGATACAGTCCGTCGCCGAGGCGCGGGGCTACGGGGTGGTCCGCGACCTGGTTTCGCACGGGGTCGGACGGGACATGCACGAGGACCCGCAGATACCGAACTACGGTGAGAAGGGGACGGGGGTCAGGCTCCAGCCAGGCATGACGTTCGCTATAGAGCCCATGATCACGCTCGGCGACTACGCGATAGACCTCGACGAGGGCGACAGGTGGTCGATCTACACCGCCGACCGCTCGCTCTCGGCCCACTTCGAGCACACCATCGCCGTGACGGAGAACGGCCCCTGGGTGTTGACCGAAAACGGGGGGTCTGGCGGGTAG
- a CDS encoding adenylate kinase yields the protein MKIILLGPQGAGKGTQAQRLSQRTGAKHISTGDIVRAEIKSGSELGQKVQDFNDRGELVPDEIIVEMAKPYLDDADAWLLDGFPRNEAQAKALDDALKDLGIELDAAVALEAPDDDLVQRLSGRRTSDATGRVYHVEHDPPPENSDEDPGPFVQRKDDTEEAIRRRLDIYHEQTEPLKDYYAERGLLTTVDARQSIDEVTEEILAAVGEGRA from the coding sequence ATGAAGATCATTCTTTTGGGCCCCCAGGGGGCCGGTAAGGGCACGCAGGCGCAACGCCTCTCTCAGAGAACCGGGGCCAAGCACATCTCCACCGGGGACATCGTCCGGGCCGAGATAAAGTCGGGCTCGGAGCTCGGCCAGAAGGTGCAGGACTTCAACGACCGCGGCGAGCTGGTCCCCGACGAGATCATCGTCGAGATGGCGAAGCCGTACCTGGACGACGCGGACGCCTGGCTGCTCGACGGCTTCCCCCGCAACGAGGCCCAGGCCAAAGCCCTGGACGACGCCCTCAAGGACCTCGGCATCGAGCTGGACGCGGCCGTCGCCCTGGAAGCCCCGGACGACGATCTCGTCCAGAGGCTCTCGGGCCGCCGGACGAGCGACGCGACGGGCCGGGTCTACCACGTCGAGCACGACCCGCCGCCGGAGAACAGCGACGAAGATCCGGGGCCGTTCGTGCAGCGCAAGGACGACACCGAAGAGGCGATCCGGCGACGCCTGGACATCTACCACGAGCAGACGGAGCCGCTGAAGGACTACTACGCCGAGCGGGGCCTGCTCACCACCGTCGACGCGAGGCAGTCCATCGACGAGGTAACGGAGGAGATCCTGGCGGCCGTCGGCGAGGGGCGGGCTTGA